The DNA region GGACAATTCCTGAATCACTTGGCTAATCGGCACCACTCTGCCCCGCAAGCCATAGCGATCGATGTAACCCTGCCACATTTTTCCAGGTTCTTGGGGCAGATAATTTCTGCGAGTTGCTCAGAAATATCCAGGCAAAAGCGATCGTCCCAACGCTCTTCAAACCATTGCTCCAGCTTACTTGTATCATCCCGATCCACCACTTCCACATTTAGCTCACCCTGGGATCTCAGTCCAGACAGGTTCAAATTGCTGCTGCCTACATAGCTTGTGAATTTTCCTGAAGCTGCCTTTCAGGGTGGCACAGGATGCTAGATTGAATTATGAAAGAATTATGAAAGAGGCAGTCATGTCTGTTGCTTCCCCTCGACCCAGTTTGCCAGAAGTGCATCGGAGCATTCCCATCCCTGCCGGAAAAGGGTTCTGGCGTAAGTTAATGGCCTATGCTGGCCCTGGCTATTTAGTATCGGTGGGCTATATGGATCCAGGTAACTGGGCTACTGATATTGCAGGAGGTTCTCAGTTTGGCTATACACTCCTGAGTGTGATCTTGCTGTCGAACCTGATGGCGGTGCTGCTCCAGTCTTTGTGCGTGCGGCTGGGAGTAGCGACAGGTAAGGATTTAGCCCAAGCCTGTCGGGATTACTTCAGCCCCCGAGTGACGTTTATCCTGTGGGTACTGTGTGAAATTGCGATCGCCGCCTGTGACCTGGCAGAGTTATTGGGAAGTGCGATTGCCCTCCAGTTACTGTTTAAGATTCCGCTGATCTGGGGGGTTTGTATTACCGCTCTGGATGTCCTGGCGATGCTGGCTCTCCAGCGTAAAGGATTTCGCTATGTGGAAGCACTGGTCATTACGCTAGTATCTACGATTGGGATCTGTTTTGCAGCTCAGATCTGGTTTGCCCGTCCCGATGCCTCCGCGATCGCACTGGGATTTGTGCCCAGCAAGGAGATTTTACGCAATCCTGGAATGCTGTACATCGCGATCGGGATTTTGGGTGCAACGGTGATGCCCCATAACCTGTATCTCCACTCGTCTATTGTCCAAACACGGGCATGGCAAAATACCCCAGAGAAAAAACGAGAAGCCATTACCTTTGGCACTTTGGATTCCACGATTGCCCTAACCCTGGCCCTGTTCATTAATGCGGCCATCCTGGTCGTTGCGGCGGCTACTTTCCACAAAGCCGGACATTATCATGTCGCCGAACTTCAAGATGCCTATCAACTGCTGTCTCCGCTAGTCGGTGTGAGTGCGGCCAGCACTATCTTTGGTCTGGCGTTACTGGCTTCGGGACAAAGTTCCACGCTGACAGCAACCCTGGCCGGACAGGTGGTGATGGAAGGATTTATCCAACTCAAGTTTCCCTCCTGGTTACGTCGTTTATCCACCCGGTTAACGGCGATCGTTCCGGCGATTATTGTCATTCTCATCTTTGGCGAGCAGAGTACAGGCAATCTGCTGGTTCTCAGTCAGGTGATTCTGAGTATGCAACTGTCCTTTGCGGTGGTGCCTCTGGTGATGTTTACCAGCGATCGGCGCGTGATGGGCGATTTCGTTAATCCCTTCTGGTTGAAAGTCTTTGCCTGGGCTGTGGCGATGATTATCGTGGGGTTAAACCTGTGGCTACTGGTGCAAACCTTTTTAAGCTGGCTAGGCTAAGGGCTGTGCACAAAAATAAAATCCCTACAATGCGTTATGGCTAACGCCGAACCCATCCTACAACTTAACAGGAAGCGAAGCGGGTAGCGCAATTCATCTCAGTTGACTCTCCCCGACCTGAAGGAACGGGGATTCTACAAGGATGCTACGCGGTAGGCTGAAGCCGTACCGCTTCGCTTTTCCTTGCCAATTGCCAGAGGCGAAACCTCTGCGGCTGGGTCAATGCAGCCCTAGACACTTTGCTCAAATCTAGACCGAGCATCATGCTTACTTTTTGTAGGATGTTCGCTCCCCCGTTTGCATCGGCATTGATATACCAATTAAGGAGAGTGCGATACAACCCTCGCTTCACCCGTTTTCCTGATGGCTTCCAATCATCGGGTTTTTCACCGTGTTTCGGGAGTGAGTCACCATCTAGAAAACTGGCAGCAGAGGTATTTGCTTCCTCTGTTTCCACAAATTGCATCCCGTATTGTTGAGCCAGTTGAGCGATTCGCTCTTTCAGCCTTGCAGTCGGGATGAATACAAATTTCTGATTGTTTTTTTTGCCCAGGTTGACGGATTGTTTGATGCCCTGTCCCCACCCAAAAACAATCGTGCCAATTCGGTTCTTGAGGCAATAGTTAATTACAATCCGGGCAGCTTTGTTAATCGCATCTCGAATCTGCCTGTTTCGCCGTTCTGTGATGTGGGCGAGTTGATTCGACCAGAAGCCCTGGTTTTGCCCTTCTTTGAGTCGAGCAACTTCTTTGTTGTACCACTGGTTTAGGCTTTTCACCTGTCTGCCATCAACGATGAAACTCTCTCCCACCGTGCTGACACAGGTGAGCCAGTTATCGATGCCGTGGTCGATTCCTAATGCGCGGGATAGGTCTAACTGAATCGGGGCAGGTTCAGGCTGCCGATAGACAAATTCTGCATAAAAACAGCGATTACGAGGGAGAATTCGCAACTCTCGAATATCTTCAAACCTCAAGTTTGAAGGCATCGGCAGAGTGAAAGAAGCAATCCCAAACCAGGCTTTGACCTTGCTACCCAGTGGGACACGGATTAATCCATCAACTAGCTTCAATGCCTGCTTTGGATAGCTGGCAACAGACAAACCTGCATCCCGATACTTTGGCAGTTTAGGTTTGTCTTCTAACTCCCCTCGTTTCCACAACGCCAAAAGTTCCCGGTATGACTTAAAGGCTTCCCAGACTCCGTGACAGGTTTGCTGTGCTGCCTGGGAGTGCATTGCCTGAAAGTGAGGATTGGACTTCATCTCCTCATCCAGCCTACTTTTGCCCACGTATTTACGGGTCTTAAAGTAGATTTGTCGGGCGTAGTAGGTTGCACAGTTAAAGAGTTTGTTTGAC from Leptodesmis sichuanensis A121 includes:
- a CDS encoding RNA-guided endonuclease InsQ/TnpB family protein; this translates as MIHLFGCQPVLLSPVPDIKAILEYVCTESNKLFNCATYYARQIYFKTRKYVGKSRLDEEMKSNPHFQAMHSQAAQQTCHGVWEAFKSYRELLALWKRGELEDKPKLPKYRDAGLSVASYPKQALKLVDGLIRVPLGSKVKAWFGIASFTLPMPSNLRFEDIRELRILPRNRCFYAEFVYRQPEPAPIQLDLSRALGIDHGIDNWLTCVSTVGESFIVDGRQVKSLNQWYNKEVARLKEGQNQGFWSNQLAHITERRNRQIRDAINKAARIVINYCLKNRIGTIVFGWGQGIKQSVNLGKKNNQKFVFIPTARLKERIAQLAQQYGMQFVETEEANTSAASFLDGDSLPKHGEKPDDWKPSGKRVKRGLYRTLLNWYINADANGGANILQKVSMMLGLDLSKVSRAALTQPQRFRLWQLARKSEAVRLQPTA
- a CDS encoding Nramp family divalent metal transporter translates to MSVASPRPSLPEVHRSIPIPAGKGFWRKLMAYAGPGYLVSVGYMDPGNWATDIAGGSQFGYTLLSVILLSNLMAVLLQSLCVRLGVATGKDLAQACRDYFSPRVTFILWVLCEIAIAACDLAELLGSAIALQLLFKIPLIWGVCITALDVLAMLALQRKGFRYVEALVITLVSTIGICFAAQIWFARPDASAIALGFVPSKEILRNPGMLYIAIGILGATVMPHNLYLHSSIVQTRAWQNTPEKKREAITFGTLDSTIALTLALFINAAILVVAAATFHKAGHYHVAELQDAYQLLSPLVGVSAASTIFGLALLASGQSSTLTATLAGQVVMEGFIQLKFPSWLRRLSTRLTAIVPAIIVILIFGEQSTGNLLVLSQVILSMQLSFAVVPLVMFTSDRRVMGDFVNPFWLKVFAWAVAMIIVGLNLWLLVQTFLSWLG